ATTGAGGCGCAGGGCTTTGTGATCGGCGAGAAGGGCGAGATCGTGCCGCCGCCTGGCGCGCGCCCCGCCATGAGCGCCCCGCCGGAGCTCGTGCCCCGCTGCCCGGTCTGCGGACGGCCCATGGCCATGAACCTGCGCTCGGACGACACCTTCGTGGAGGACGAGGGCTGGCACGCGGCGGCGGCGCGCTACCAGGACTTCCGCCGTCGCCACGACCGTGGTCGTGTGCTCTACCTGGAGCTCGGCGTGGGTTGGAACACGCCGGTCATCGTCAAGTTCCCGTTCTGGCAGGCGGTCGAGGCGAACCCCCGGGCCACCTACGCCTGCGTCAACCTCGGCGAGGCCGTCGCGCCCGCGGCGATCGAGCGCCGCAGCGTGCTCGTTGACGGCGACATCGCCACCACGCTGCGCGCGCTTCTCACCCCTGGCGGACGCCTCCGCGCCTTTCGGCCGCGTCGCCCCGTCCTCGTCGACATGTCGTGAAGGTGACCGGAGTGTCACGTGACGGGCGACGGGCCCCTCGGTAGGATGGCGGCGGGAGGTGGTCCGATGGGCGGGACGGTCCTTGTCGTCGAAGACGACGCCGACATCGTGGAGCTGCTCGAGCTCTATCTCACGGGCGGGGGCTATGACGTGATCTCGGCGAAAGACGGCGTCGAGGCGCTCGAGCTGCTGCGCGAGCGCACCGCCGACGTGGCGCTCGTCGACATCATGATGCCCCGGATGAACGGATACGACTTCATCAGGGAGCTGCGCCGGACGAGCTCGATGCCCGTGCTCGTCGTCTCGGCGCGTACGCAGACGGCCGACAAGATCGTGGGGCTCGATGCCGGGGCGGACGCCTTCATCGCCAAGCCGTTCGACCCGCTCGAGGTCGCCGCCCACATTCGCGCCGTGCTCCGCCGCGCCGGGGCGACCGACCCCGCGCCGGTCGTGCCGCCGGCCGCGACCGGCGACTCCGTCATCGTCGTGGGCGCGCTCGCCTTTGACACCGAGCGCCTCGTCCTCACCAGGTCCGGCGAGCCCGTGCCGCTGACGGCGGCCGAGCTCAAGATCATGGCGGCGTTCATGTCGTCCCCGGGGAGGGTGTTCTCCAAGGAGCAGCTCTACGCATGCGTGAGCGGCGACCCGGTCGCGCTCGGGGGGAGCGGGGTGGCGAGCAGCGTGATGATGCACGTCTCCAACATCCGGGCCAAGCTCGAGGACGACCCGCTGAGCCCGCGCTTCATCAAGACCGTCCGCGGCCTGGGATACGCCCTTGACGGCTCGTGACGGGGCCGGGGGGCGTCGCCGATCGTCGGGGGGCGCCCTGCGCGGGCTGTTCGGCAGCCTCGCCGTGCGCTGCCTCGCGGTCCTCGCCGCCTATGCGCTCGCGCTCGTGGGCGTGCTCATGGGGGCGGGAGCGCTCTCGGAGGCCGTGTTCGAGGGGGCCTTCCCGTCGATGGAGACGGTGCTCGAGCGCCAGGGCGACCTCTCACGCGACCGCTTCGGGGCCCTGACGGGGGGCGACCTCTCCAACTGCCTCGTCGTGGTCTTCGACTCGGACGGTCGCCGCCTGTACGCCTCGAGCCGGGAGGCTGCCGAGAAGATCCGCGCCTCCGACCTCGACGTCATCGGGGACGCGAGCGACGGCCTCTTCTACGAGGTCTTTGAGGAGCCCGCGGGTGACGGCGTGCGTCACCGCGTCATGCTCTGCGGCTACGACGCCGAGGACGACTCCAAGGTCGTGAGCTCGTGGTGCGTGCTCGACGAGAGCCTCAAGGTGGTCGAGGGGCCGCTGTTCTCGGGGCGCGGCTCGCTCACCCCGCGCGAGTTCGGCCTCATCAAGGGCGTCTATGACGGGCGCATGAGCATTTCCCGCCTGGACTACGAGAACGACGGCGGCGACCCGCGCACCCTCGTGCTCGCCGCCCCGATCGTGAGCGATGCCGGCTACGCTCGGGTGGCGGACGTCGCAAGCCGCCTGTGGATGCTCGCGGTCCCCCTGGTGCTGCTCCTGACCGCGGCCGCCGCGCTCGCCCTCGGCCGCCTCGTCCGACGCTCCGCGCGCCCGCTCGACCGCGCGATCGCCGCCTGCCGCGACGCGGACGCGAGGGGAGGCGCCGAGCCGGTCGAGAGCTCGCGGGCCGCCGGCGTGCCGGCCGAGCTCGCCGTCGTCTACGACAACTTCCTCGACCTGATGAGCCGGCTGCGCGCGGTGCGCGACGACCAGCGGCGCATGGTCGCGAGCGTCTCGCATGACCTCAAGACCCCGCTGACCGTGATCCGCGGCTACGCGCAGGCGCTCTGCGAGGGCCTCGTCCCGCCGGATCGCGTCGACGCCTACCACCGGGTCATCCACGAGCGCGCGCTCGCGGCCGCCGACCTGCTCGAGGAGTTCTCCGCATACGCTCGGATGGAGCACCCGGAGCACTCGCTCGAGCTCGTGCGGGCCGACGTGCGCGACCTGGTGGCGGCATCCGTCGACGAGGCGCGCCCCCTTGCCGAGCAGCGGGGCTGCCCGCTCGAGACGAGCGTCGGCACAAGGGGGCTCCCGGCCCTCGTCGACGAGGCCCTCCTCAGGCGCCTGCTGCTCAACCTCGTGGGAAATGCCGTCGAGCACAACCCCTCCGGCACGCGCGTGCGCGTGAGCTGCACCGCCGAGGGCGGCCGCGTGCGCGTGGTGGTCGCCGACTCCGGCGTCGGCATCCCTCCCGACCTGGCGCCCCACGTCTTTGAGCCCTTCGTCACTGAGAACACCGCGCGCTCGACGGACGGCGGCACGGGGCTCGGCCTCACCATAGCCCGGCGCGCAGCCGAGCTCATGGGCGGCTCCGTCGGCCTCTCCACGACCCCGGAGGCCCCCTGGGTGACGGAGTTCGTGGTCGACCTGCCCCTCGACGCCGAGGGAGAGGGGTAGCCTCAAGGAATCCTTAGGAACTCAGGGAACCTTTAGCCCCTCCTCAGGTCTCCCTTAGGCCGGCCCCGTAGGCTGGGGTTCGGTCAAGGGGAGACAGGAGGAGACATGGCCGAGACCGTTCTGAGGCTCGTGGGCGACGCGTCGCCCGCAGGGTCGCCGCGGCGGGCGACCTACGCCCGCACCGCGCTCGCGTTCCTCGAGCGCGGCGCGCTCGACCATCCCGCGCGCGTCGCGGTGACGGACGAGGGCGGGTCGTACGGGTATGGGTGGCTCTTCGAGCGGAGTCGCCGGATCGCGAGCGGGCTTCTCGCCCGCGGCGTCGGCGGGCGTCCGACAATCGTGTGCATGGAGAAGGGCGCCGAGGCCCTCGCCGCCTTCTTCGGCGTGCTCATGGCCGGGGGGTTCTACGTGCCCGTCGACCCGGGCGCCCCGGCGGGCAGGGCCGCGCGCTGCGAGGCGCGCCTCGGGCGTCCCGTCGTGCTGTCGGACGCGCGGGGCATCGGCTCAGCCCGCGGCCTCTTCCCCGACGCCCCGGTCCTCTCGACCAGCGAGCTGGGAAGGTCGGTCGTCGCGGAGGGGGAGCTCGCGCTCATCGCCCGTCGAATCGCCCCGTCCGACGTCGCCTACGTGCTCTTCACGTCGGGGTCCACGGGCGAGCCCAAGGGCGTCGCCGTGAGCCACGCCGCCATTCTCGAGTTTGTCGCGACGTTTGTGGAGACCTTCGGCATACGTCCCGACGACGTGCTCGGGAGCCAGGCGCCGCTCGACTTTGACGTCTCGGTCAAGGACGTCTACGGCGCGCTCGCCGCGGGCGCCACCGTGGCGCTGCTGCCGCGCAGGCTCTTCTCGGCCCCCGCGAGGCTCGTGGAGGCGCTCGAGGAGCGACGGGTCACGGTGCTCGTGTGGGCCGTGGCGGCGCTCTGCCTGGTGAGCGGCCTGCGGGCGCTCGAGGGCGCACGGCTCGACCGCGTCCGACTGGTGCTGTTCAGCGGGGAGGTCATGCCGGCAGGGCATCTGCGGCGCTGGATGGAGCGGCTCCCCCGGGCGACGTTCGCGAATCTCTACGGGCCCACGGAGGTCACCTGCAACTGCCTCTACCACGTGGTGGAGCGCGACCGCGCGTACGAGGAGGGCCTGCCGCTCGGCGAGCCGCTCCCGGGGAGGCGCGTGCTGCTCCTCGACGGGGAGACGCCCGTGACGGAGGAGGGCTCCGTCGGGGAGATCTGCGTGGGGGGATCGGCCCTGGCCCGCGGGTACTACGCCGACCCCGATCGCACGGCTCGCTCGTTCGTCCAGAACCCGCTCTCGGGGGCGCTCCCCGAGACGCTGTACCGCACCGGCGACCTCGCGCGGATCGGGGCGGGCGGCGAGCTCTACTTCTGCGGGCGCGTGGACAACCAGGTCAAGCTCCAGGGCCATCGCGTCGAGCTGGAGGAGGTCGACGCCGCCCTCGAGGCCCAGCCGGGCGTCGAGCGCTGCCGCTGCGCGTACGACGCGCCCCGTCGCCGCGTCTGCGCCTTCTACGAGGGGGACGCCGCCCCGGGGGAGCTCAGGCTCGCCGCGGCGCGCCTCGTCCCGGGCCCCGCGGTGCCCGCCGTCATCGAGCGGGTAGACGCGATGCCGCTCACGCGAAACGGGAAGGTGGACCGGTCCGCCCTGCTCGAGGCTCACCTCGGGCGCGCTCGCCGCGGACGTGCCGGGGGGAGGCGGACATGCTGAGCGACGACGAGCTCCTTCGCCTGGCGGACGACCATGGCACGCCCCTCTATGCGTTCGACACGCGCGACCTCGCCCCCCGCGTGGCCCGTCTGCGCGCCGCGCTGCCGCGCGACGTCGCGCTCTGCTACGCCGTGAAGGCGAATGCCTTCGTGCTCCCGGCGCTCGAGCCCCTGGTCGAGCGCCTCGAGGTCTGCTCCCCCGGGGAGCTCCGCATCTGCCGCGCCCTCGGCGTTCCTGGCGAGAAGGTCGTCCTCTCGGGGGTCAACAAGGACGAGCCGACGGTCGACGACGCGGTCGGGGCCGCCGGGGTGCCGTCGGTCGTCACGGTGGAGTCGGCCTCTCAGCTCGCGCTCGTGCGGCGCGTCGCTCGCGCCCGCGGCCTGCGCGTGCCCGTGCTGCTGCGGCTGTCGAGCGGCAACCAGTTCGGCCTCGACCGGGCCGACCTCGAGCGCGCCGCCCGCGAGGCGACGGGCGACCCCTTCCTCGAGCTCAGGGGCGTCCAGTTCTTCTCGGGGACCCAGAAGGGCTCGGTCAGGCGGATCCGCCGCGAGGTGGCGCGCCTCGGCGAGCTCGCATGCGAGCTCCGTGACGGGTGCGGCCTGGAGACGGCGGAGGTGGAGTACGGCCCCGGGCTGCCCGTCGCGTACTTCGAGGGGGACGAGACGGACGAGGGGGCGCTGCTCGAGGGGCTCGCCGAGGCGATCGACGACCTGCCCCGCACCGCCCGCGTGACCCTTGAGCTCGGGCGAAGCCTCGTCGCGGCCTGCGGGACCTACCTCACGCGCGTGGTGGACGCCAAGGAGGTCGCCGGCCAGCGCTACGCCATCGTGGACGGCGGGGTGCACCAGCTCGTGTACTACGGGCAGTCCATGGCCATGCGCCGTCCGCCCGTTCGGCTGCTGGGAGGTCGGTCGGGGGCGAGCGGCGCGGGCGAGGCCCCCTGGAACGTGTGCGGCTCGCTCTGCACGGCGAACGACATCCTGGCCAAGCAGCTGCCGCTCGCGGGCCTTGCGGAGGGCTCGCTGCTCGCCTTCTCCCGCTCCGGCGCCTACTGCGCGGCCGAGGGGATGGCGCTCTTCCTGAGTCGCGACCTTCCGCGCGTGGTGCTCGTGGGCGCGGACGGCGCCCCCGAGCTCGCTCGCGAGGGCGTGCGAACCGACCGGTTCAACGCCCCGTCCGTCAGCGCGCGCTGAGGAGGACTCGCGCGCCCCGAAACGATGTCCCCGGGCCGAGCCCGGGGGGAAGGGAGTACCCATGGACACGATTCTTGACATTCTTGACGAGCTCAAGCCGGGCGTCGACTGGCGCGGGCGCAACGACCTCGTGGACAGTCGCGAGCTCGACTCGCTGACCATCATCTCGCTCGTCGCAGAGCTCGAGGATGCCTTCGACGTCGTCGTGCCCGCCGTGGAGATCGTGCCCGAGAGCTTCAACTCGCTCGACGGCATCTGGTCGCTCGTGTGCCGCCTGCGCGAGCAGGACCTCTAGCCCATGGACCTGGACATGAGCTCGTACTTCTCGGCGGCGTTCCTGCTCGCCCTTCTTCCCGCGACGGTCGTCTGCTACCAGGTCGTGCCGCGCCGGGCGCGCTGGGCGGTGCTCCTGGCGGCGAGCTATGCCTTCTTCTGGGCGCTGAGCGGTCCGCTCCTCGCCTTTGCGGTCGGCTCGACGGTCACGGTCTGGGGGACGGGGCTCGCGCTCGGCGCCCTGGCGGAGCGACGTGCGGCCGACCTCGCGCGGCCGGGGGTCGACCGGCGGCGCGCGCGGCGCGCCTGGGGGCGTCGGATGCGCCTCGTGCTCGCGGCGGGCGTGGCGGTCAACCTCGGCATCCTCGGCGTCCTCAAGTACGCGGGCTTCGTCTGCGGACTTCTGTCGCCGCTGGGGCGCGCGTCTGCCCCCGCCCTCTCGGTCGGTCTGCCGATCGGGATCTCGTTCTACACGCTTCAGGCGGTGTCCTATCTGGTGGACGTCTACCGCGGAAGCGTCCGAGCCGATCGCAACCTGGCGCGCCTCGCCCTCTACCTCGTGTTCTTTCCCCAGATCATGGAGGGCCCCATCTGTCGCTACGACCAGACGGCACCGGCCCTCTGGGCCGGGGCGCCCGTCACGGCGGAGGGCCTCTTCTCGGGAGGCGTGCGGGTGCTCTGGGGGTTGGCCAAGCGCATGGTGGTGGCCAATCGCCTCAACCTGTTCGTCCGCACGGTCTTCGACGACCCCGGCTCCTATGACGGGGGCATGGTCGCGCTCGCGGCGGCCCTCTATACCCTGCAACTCTACTGCGACTTCTCGGGGACGATGGACGTCGCGTGCGGGATGGGGCGCGTCTTTGGGGTGAGCCTGCCCGAGAACTTCCGTCAGCCGTTCTTCTCGCGCACCGCCTCCGAGTTCTGGCAGCGCTGGCACGTCACGCTGGGCGCCTGGTTCAGGGACTACGTGTTCTACCCCGTCTCGCTGAGCGCCCCTGTCAAGCGGCTCACCTCGTGCGCGCGAAGGGCGCTCGGCAACCGCGTGGGGCCGGCGGCGGCGAGCGGCGCGGCGCTGCTGTGCGTGTGGCTGGCGAACGGCCTGTGGCACGGCGCCGGGACGCAGTACCTGCTCTTTGGCCTGTACTACTTCGTCCTCATCTGGGCCGGGGGCCTTCTGGCCCCCGCCTCGGAGGCCGTCTGCGAGCGGCTGGGCGTCGCTCGCGACGGCGCCCTCTGGCGCTCGTTCCAGCATGCGAGGACGCTGCTGGCGGTGATTGCCGGCGAGCTGCTGTTCCGCTCGTCGGGCGCCCTCGAGGGCCTGCGGCTGCTCCGGCGCGCCACCCTCGGCTTCAGGGCGGAGTCGCTCGTGGACGGGACCGCCCTCACGGCGGGGATGGACGCGGCCGACTTTGCCGTGGTCGCCGCGTTCGTGGTCGCGCTGCTCGTCGTGGGGGCGCTGAGGGAGCGCGGGGTGCGCCCGGTCGAGGCCGTCTGGCGTCGCGGGGCGGTGCCGCGCTGGGCGGCGTGCTGCGCGCTGCTCGTGCTCACGGTGGTCTTTGGGGCCTACGGAGCGGGGTACGTCCCCGTGGACCCCATGTATGCGTCGTTCTAGGGCCGCCGGGGCGGTCCCGTCGATTGGGGTCTCATGATGAAGCGCATCACGCACGTACTGGCCGGGCTGCTCAAGGTGGCCCTGTCCGCGGTCGCGACCGTCGCGGTCTTCCTCGCCATCTCGCATGTGCTCGCGCCCAAGAACAACCAGGAGGCGTTCGGGCAGCACGACGAGCGCGCCCACGGGGTGGCCGGCGAGCCCGCGGGCAGCATAGACGTGCTCTTCCTGGGCGACTCAGAGATCTACACCTCCGTGTCGCCGCTGCAGCTCTGGGACGAGCGGGGCGTCACGTCGTACGTGCTGGGCACGGCCGCCCAGAAGCTCCCCTACACGCGGTCCCTTCTCGCCGGCGCCCTCGAGGGGCAGGACCCGCGGGTGGTGGTGCTCGAGACCAACTGCCTCTTCCGCCCCTTCACGACGGGGGAGGCGCTTCTGCGCGCCGGTAGCGACGCGCTGCCCGCGATCGAGTACCACGACCGCTGGAAGAGCCTGACCGTCCAGGACCTCGTCGCCCCCGTGCGCGCCACGTGGACCGACGAGGAGAAGGGATTCGCACCCGGGAGGGGGACGCGAGCGGCTGACGCCTCCGGGCACATGGCGCCGAGCGACAAGGTCGCGGCGCTGCCTCGCCTCAACCGCCTCTACCTCGAGGAGATCAAGCGGATGTGCGACCGCGAGGGCGCGCGCCTGGTGCTCCTGAGCACGCCGAGCACCAGGAACTGGAGCACGGCGCGACACAACGGGGTGGAGCGGGTCGCCCGGGAGCTGGGCCTGGACTACGTCGACCTCAACGTGGGCGACGACCTCGTGGAGATCGACTGGGCGACCGACAGCTACGACGCCGGCGACCACCTCAACGTCTCCGGCGCGCGCAAGGTCACCACCGCCGTGGGCTCGCTGCTCGCCGGACGCTACGACGCGCCCGACCATCGCGGCGACGACGCCTACGACGCATGGGCGGAGGCGAGCGCCCGCTCTCGGGGGAGACGGTGAGCGGGCGTCCTTGCGCTGCCAGCCGCGCTATGCCAGTCGCTTGCCGCTCTCCCAGGCCTGGCCGACCTTCTCGCCCATGGCGTAGTAGCCGCTCTGGAACTGGTCGAAGGCAAAGGCGTTCAGCCTGGCGGGGTCGACCCTGCCGCTCTCGTCGAGCACGGCGTCGTCGGCCAGCACGTTCTCGATGCGGCCGAGCACGCGCAGGCCGTAGGGCTGGTCCTGCATCTCGACCACGCTGCACTCGAGCGTGATCGGGTACTCCTGCACCACCGGGGCGTCCACGCGCTCGCTCCTCACGGCGGTCATGCCGGTGCGCTCGAACTTGTCGGCCACCTTGTTGCCGCTCGCGATGCCGAAGTAGTCGCGGCGAGCTCTTCTGGGCGAGCGCCATGGCCGAGAACGGCATCCTCAAGATCGGCAAGGCCACGGCCTTCCAGGCGCACATGATCGAGCACCAGCTCGGCGCCTACACCGACTGCAACCACGGCTTCGGCCTGGCCGTCATCCACCCCACGATGTACCGGCACATGATGGGCGGCGCGCCCGAGAAGTTCGCGCGCTTCGCGACCGAGGTCTGGGGCGTCGAGGCCGAGGGCAAGACCATGGACGAGCTCGCCGCGGCCGGCGCCCGCCGAGTGCGCGCGCCGGCCCTCTCGCCCTCACAT
Above is a genomic segment from Olsenella timonensis containing:
- a CDS encoding alanine racemase — protein: MLSDDELLRLADDHGTPLYAFDTRDLAPRVARLRAALPRDVALCYAVKANAFVLPALEPLVERLEVCSPGELRICRALGVPGEKVVLSGVNKDEPTVDDAVGAAGVPSVVTVESASQLALVRRVARARGLRVPVLLRLSSGNQFGLDRADLERAAREATGDPFLELRGVQFFSGTQKGSVRRIRREVARLGELACELRDGCGLETAEVEYGPGLPVAYFEGDETDEGALLEGLAEAIDDLPRTARVTLELGRSLVAACGTYLTRVVDAKEVAGQRYAIVDGGVHQLVYYGQSMAMRRPPVRLLGGRSGASGAGEAPWNVCGSLCTANDILAKQLPLAGLAEGSLLAFSRSGAYCAAEGMALFLSRDLPRVVLVGADGAPELAREGVRTDRFNAPSVSAR
- a CDS encoding cell wall metabolism sensor histidine kinase WalK, coding for MTARDGAGGRRRSSGGALRGLFGSLAVRCLAVLAAYALALVGVLMGAGALSEAVFEGAFPSMETVLERQGDLSRDRFGALTGGDLSNCLVVVFDSDGRRLYASSREAAEKIRASDLDVIGDASDGLFYEVFEEPAGDGVRHRVMLCGYDAEDDSKVVSSWCVLDESLKVVEGPLFSGRGSLTPREFGLIKGVYDGRMSISRLDYENDGGDPRTLVLAAPIVSDAGYARVADVASRLWMLAVPLVLLLTAAAALALGRLVRRSARPLDRAIAACRDADARGGAEPVESSRAAGVPAELAVVYDNFLDLMSRLRAVRDDQRRMVASVSHDLKTPLTVIRGYAQALCEGLVPPDRVDAYHRVIHERALAAADLLEEFSAYARMEHPEHSLELVRADVRDLVAASVDEARPLAEQRGCPLETSVGTRGLPALVDEALLRRLLLNLVGNAVEHNPSGTRVRVSCTAEGGRVRVVVADSGVGIPPDLAPHVFEPFVTENTARSTDGGTGLGLTIARRAAELMGGSVGLSTTPEAPWVTEFVVDLPLDAEGEG
- a CDS encoding phosphopantetheine-binding protein, encoding MDTILDILDELKPGVDWRGRNDLVDSRELDSLTIISLVAELEDAFDVVVPAVEIVPESFNSLDGIWSLVCRLREQDL
- a CDS encoding MBOAT family protein, with the protein product MDLDMSSYFSAAFLLALLPATVVCYQVVPRRARWAVLLAASYAFFWALSGPLLAFAVGSTVTVWGTGLALGALAERRAADLARPGVDRRRARRAWGRRMRLVLAAGVAVNLGILGVLKYAGFVCGLLSPLGRASAPALSVGLPIGISFYTLQAVSYLVDVYRGSVRADRNLARLALYLVFFPQIMEGPICRYDQTAPALWAGAPVTAEGLFSGGVRVLWGLAKRMVVANRLNLFVRTVFDDPGSYDGGMVALAAALYTLQLYCDFSGTMDVACGMGRVFGVSLPENFRQPFFSRTASEFWQRWHVTLGAWFRDYVFYPVSLSAPVKRLTSCARRALGNRVGPAAASGAALLCVWLANGLWHGAGTQYLLFGLYYFVLIWAGGLLAPASEAVCERLGVARDGALWRSFQHARTLLAVIAGELLFRSSGALEGLRLLRRATLGFRAESLVDGTALTAGMDAADFAVVAAFVVALLVVGALRERGVRPVEAVWRRGAVPRWAACCALLVLTVVFGAYGAGYVPVDPMYASF
- a CDS encoding response regulator transcription factor, which gives rise to MGGTVLVVEDDADIVELLELYLTGGGYDVISAKDGVEALELLRERTADVALVDIMMPRMNGYDFIRELRRTSSMPVLVVSARTQTADKIVGLDAGADAFIAKPFDPLEVAAHIRAVLRRAGATDPAPVVPPAATGDSVIVVGALAFDTERLVLTRSGEPVPLTAAELKIMAAFMSSPGRVFSKEQLYACVSGDPVALGGSGVASSVMMHVSNIRAKLEDDPLSPRFIKTVRGLGYALDGS
- a CDS encoding amino acid adenylation domain-containing protein; protein product: MAETVLRLVGDASPAGSPRRATYARTALAFLERGALDHPARVAVTDEGGSYGYGWLFERSRRIASGLLARGVGGRPTIVCMEKGAEALAAFFGVLMAGGFYVPVDPGAPAGRAARCEARLGRPVVLSDARGIGSARGLFPDAPVLSTSELGRSVVAEGELALIARRIAPSDVAYVLFTSGSTGEPKGVAVSHAAILEFVATFVETFGIRPDDVLGSQAPLDFDVSVKDVYGALAAGATVALLPRRLFSAPARLVEALEERRVTVLVWAVAALCLVSGLRALEGARLDRVRLVLFSGEVMPAGHLRRWMERLPRATFANLYGPTEVTCNCLYHVVERDRAYEEGLPLGEPLPGRRVLLLDGETPVTEEGSVGEICVGGSALARGYYADPDRTARSFVQNPLSGALPETLYRTGDLARIGAGGELYFCGRVDNQVKLQGHRVELEEVDAALEAQPGVERCRCAYDAPRRRVCAFYEGDAAPGELRLAAARLVPGPAVPAVIERVDAMPLTRNGKVDRSALLEAHLGRARRGRAGGRRTC